The following proteins are encoded in a genomic region of Astatotilapia calliptera chromosome 22, fAstCal1.2, whole genome shotgun sequence:
- the irx4b gene encoding iroquois-class homeodomain protein IRX-4b produces MAYSQLGYSYSTTPQFLMTSGSLAGCLEPGTPPSHPVLRSPGHQLTPGAGIGVYSGPYPKSQSYYNTCATDAALYSRGPLDHKEGAASVHVGTSQTPAYYPYEYTFGQYPYDRYGYSCSDGASRRKNATRETTSTLKAWLQEHQKNPYPTKGEKIMLAIITRMTLTQVSTWFANARRRLKKENKVTWSPRACKSSDDRGCEDDSDEAEKPLKSDKELPEQQCADLQSDLEDFDLLESDASDCDPKPQFLPEDNEVNPNTELPHVHLAHNPDTLHRKERLSPDCPKLTPVQHQSSSFYLNADLRSTDAKLKIWSIAHTAVSLDASLQSEYPPCMLSSTGTSSSPGYPTNMALTKTERQQESPVATLREWVDGVFHGPPFQQPKPAEVWKGLNEATIESRTPGQSFEIGRSASAL; encoded by the exons ATGGCTTACTCTCAGCTGGGATACTCCTACTCCACCACGCCACAG TTTCTGATGACTTCAGGCTCCCTGGCCGGTTGCTTGGAGCCGGGAACCCCCCCGTCCCACCCGGTGCTGCGCTCACCGGGCCACCAGCTCACCCCAGGAGCAGGCATCGGAGTCTACAGCGGCCCTTATCCCAAGAGCCAGAGCTATTACAACACCTGCGCTACGGACGCCGCTCTCTATTCCAGA GGGCCACTAGATCACAAAGAAGGAGCTGCATCTGTGCATGTGGGGACATCTCAGACTCCTGCCTATTATCCTTATGAATACACATTTGGACAATATCCTTATGACAGATATGG TTATTCCTGCTCAGACGGCGCTTCGCGTCGTAAAAACGCCACCCGAGAGACCACCAGCACCCTTAAGGCTTGGCTGCAGGAGCACCAGAAGAACCCCTACCCCACTAAGGGGGAGAAAATAATGCTTGCCATCATCACCAGAATGACGCTTACGCAA GTGTCTACGTGGTTTGCAAATGCACGCAGGAGATTGAAAAAGGAGAACAAGGTGACGTGGTCACCGCGGGCTTGTAAAAGCTCAGATGACCGAGGCTGTGAAGATGACAGTGATGAAGCTGAGAAGCCACTTAAAAGTGACAAGGAGCTTCCTG agcAACAGTGCGCAGACCTGCAGAGTGATCTTGAGGACTTCGATCTGCTGGAGTCTGATGCTTCTGATTGTGATCCAAAGCCACAGTTTCTACCTGAGGACAATGAAGTGAACCCAAACACAGAGCTACCCCACGTGCATCTCGCACACAACCCAGATACACTGCACAGAAAAGAGAGACTGTCCCCTGACTGCCCCAAACTCACACCGGTCCAGCACCAAAGCAGCTCCTTCTATCTTAATGCAGACCTTCGAAGCACAGATGCCAAACTCAAAATCTGGTCCATCGCTCACACTGCTGTGTCTTTGGATGCCAGCTTGCAGTCTGAGTACCCGCCATGTATGCTGTCATCAACCGGTACTTCCTCGTCACCCGGGTATCCGACCAACATGGCACTCACCAAGACAGAAAGGCAACAGGAATCTCCAGTCGCCACACTCAGAGAATGGGTGGATGGCGTTTTCCACGGCCCTCCTTTCCAACAGCCCAAACCGGCTGAGGTATGGAAAGGCCTAAACGAAGCTACGATAGAGAGCAGAACACCTGGACAGTCCTTTGAAATTGGGCGGTCTGCTTCAGCTTTGTAG
- the irx1b gene encoding iroquois-class homeodomain protein IRX-1b — MSLPQLGYPQFLSASHEVYGGERPGSAREGTTEGGVSSSATAAAVGSMLGMYGSPWAAHNYSAFLPYSGATDLALISQMGSQYELKDSPGSHPASLPVHTAQGFYPYGQYPYGDPSRAKTATRETTSTLKAWLQEHQKNPYPTKGEKIMLAIITRMTLTQVSTWFANARRRLKKENKVTWGRSAEDRDGRIFSSDNEDEHGKNGSDDEDEEEEIDLETVDIERPEEQREGERGSARGEAEAGLSAAEQASESKSSESSRTLSAEALRGAEAGVSLGKSPSVKLPADHSPGRQECQRPAQSKPKIWSLAETATAPDSSHKSPSAALAHHAALASTGHPALLPGHGIYTCQIGKLHNWANAAFLNANSLLNMRSLLAGAPAGHLPVHGAVPAARRDARPATVGTGTSGTEDDSDLESSGSFSPKRDDEESDHRPDSLKSPFQMITDRPHHGTAAQRVLTTTI, encoded by the exons ATGTCTTTGCCTCAGCTGGGGTATCCCCAGTTCCTCAGCGCCTCCCATGAGGTGTACGGAGGCGAGCGGCCGGGCTCTGCCCGGGAAGGAACCACCGAGGGCGGCGTGAGCTCATCAGCGACCGCCGCGGCTGTCGGCTCCATGCTGGGGATGTACGGAAGCCCATGGGCGGCTCATAACTACAGTGCCTTTCTGCCGTACAGCGGAGCCACAGACCTCGCCCTCATATCCCAGATG GGCTCACAGTATGAGCTGAAGGACAGCCCGGGGTCCCACCCAGCTTCTCTACCTGTTCACACCGCCCAAGGCTTCTACCCCTACGGCCAGTACCCGTACGGAGACCCGTCAAGGGCCAAAACGGCCACAAGGGAGACCACCAGCACCCTGAAGGCCTGGCTGCAGGAACACCAGAAGAACCCTTACCCCACCAAAGGAGAGAAGATCATGCTTGCTATCATTACGAGAATGACACTCACACAG GTGTCGACGTGGTTCGCGAACGCCCGCAGACGCCTGAAGAAGGAGAACAAGGTCACCTGGGGCCGCAGCGCTGAGGACCGGGACGGCCGCATCTTCAGCAGCGACAACGAGGACGAGCACGGCAAGAACGGCAGCGACGacgaagatgaagaggaggagatagATTTGGAAACCGTCGATATCGAGAGACCCGAGGAGCAGCGCGAAGGGGAGCGTGGCTCCGCGAGGGGGGAGGCCGAGGCGGGCCTGTCCGCCGCCGAGCAGGCCTCTGAGTCGAAGAGCTCGGAGAGCAGCAGGACGCTTTCTGCGGAGGCCCTGAGAGGAGCCGAGGCGGGTGTTTCTCTCGGTAAATCGCCCAGTGTCAAGCTTCCCGCGGATCATTCGCCCGGCAGGCAGGAGTGCCAGAGACCAGCACAGAGCAAACCTAAAATCTGGTCTCTGGCTGAGACCGCCACGGCGCCCGACAGCTCTCACAAATCTCCCTCCGCGGCCCTTGCGCACCACGCGGCTTTGGCCTCCACCGGACACCCGGCCTTACTCCCGGGTCACGGAATATATACGTGCCAGATTGGCAAGCTGCACAACTGGGCCAATGCAGCTTTTCTGAATGCCAACTCTCTTTTGAACATGAGGTCGCTCCTGGCAGGGGCGCCGGCCGGACACCTGCCCGTCCACGGCGCAGTGCCGGCTGCGCGTCGTGACGCACGACCGGCAACGGTCGGCACGGGAACGTCGGGTACGGAAGACGACAGCGATCTAGAGTCATCAGGGAGCTTCAGTCCAAAAAGAGATG ATGAAGAGAGCGACCACAGGCCCGATTCCCTGAAGTCCCCCTTTCAGATGATCACTGACAG ACCTCACCACGGGACAGCAGCACAGCGAGTTCTGACAACAACAATatga